A single genomic interval of Penaeus vannamei isolate JL-2024 chromosome 21, ASM4276789v1, whole genome shotgun sequence harbors:
- the LOC113801299 gene encoding uncharacterized protein isoform X3 has product MDKYPGYKGGGLWDLELDQPLAWLPAEIARLSAPRQGHGYDSSGNGGFSTHNSPWAEHGQGSMERNLTQNTDGSQFYGYSFSPPTDLTKLKEVYATILSCMEKKMEAREVQMMDSGELCGGPVRSVDVHRAWEDARQGLREFKDETDINRPMICMDQDGGLCLKQETALDFGRTMKEQYQPPPTTWNRWNDALELHTTINSNGSFGGDCTIACSQDSGKVEQEDDCVMNTEERVEHNEKQRMNSSLFPEGSNSTPWEHLLYEEEKNHGEFKTATKMLKKKVIGTKFCGFCKSNGATAKSFLSHPLRNDFGKLVCPVLRSYTCPYCGATGDAAHTLSYCPSKRQPHDSLPLAVKLKNTMRNASSVRRFNH; this is encoded by the exons ATGGACAAATATCCGGG GTACAAGGGAGGTGGCTTATGGGACCTGGAACTGGACCAGCCTTTGGCATGGTTGCCTGCTGAAATAGCACGTCTCAGCGCCCCCCGACAAGGTCATGGCTATGACTCCTCTGGAAATG GTGGATTCTCTACACACAACTCTCCATGGGCAGAACATGGCCAGGGATCAATGGAGAGAAATCTGACACAGAACACTGATGGTAGTCAGTTTTATGGGTATTCCTTCAGCCCTCCAACAGACCTCACAAAACTTAAGGAAGTGTATGCAACTATATTGTCTTGcatggagaagaagatggaggccAGGGAAGTTCAGATGATGGATTCTG GTGAATTATGTGGAGGTCCTGTCAGAAGCGTTGATGTGCATAGAGCATGGGAGGATGCCAGACAGGGTCTAAGAGAATTTAAAGATGAAACAGATATCAACAGGCCTATGATTTGCATGGACCAAGATGGTGGCTTATGCCTAAAGCAGGAAACGGCACTTGACTTTG GAAGGACAATGAAGGAGCAGTACCAGCCTCCACCAACTACATGGAATAGATGGAATGATGCCCTCGAACTCCACACAACCATAAATAGCAATGGAAGTTTTGGAGGAGACTGTACAATAGCTTGTTCGCAAGACTCGGGCAAAGTAGAGCAAGAGGATGATTGTGTCATGAACACGGAGGAGAGAGTGGAGCATAATGAAAAGCAAAGAATGAACTCCAGTTTGTTTCCTGAAG GATCTAACAGTACACCATGGGAACATCTGTtgtatgaggaagagaaaaatcatGGTGAATTTAAAACTGCTACAAAG ATGTTAAAGAAAAAGGTCATAGGCACCAAATTCTGCGGATTCTGCAAAAGTAATGGAGCAACAGCAAAGAGTTTCTTAAGCCATCCCCTCAG GAATGATTTTGGGAAACTTGTATGCCCAGTTTTAAGAAGTTATACCTGCCCTTATTGTGGAGCCACAGGTGATGCAGCCCACACGTTGTCATATTGTCCCAGCAAGAGGCAGCCTCATGATTCTCTACCCTTGGCTGTCAAACTGAAGAACACAATGCGAAATGCTTCATCAGTTCGACGATTTAACCACTAA
- the LOC113801299 gene encoding uncharacterized protein isoform X1, protein MDKYPGYKGGGLWDLELDQPLAWLPAEIARLSAPRQGHGYDSSGNGGFSTHNSPWAEHGQGSMERNLTQNTDGSQFYGYSFSPPTDLTKLKEVYATILSCMEKKMEAREVQMMDSGELCGGPVRSVDVHRAWEDARQGLREFKDETDINRPMICMDQDGGLCLKQETALDFGRTMKEQYQPPPTTWNRWNDALELHTTINSNGSFGGDCTIACSQDSGKVEQEDDCVMNTEERVEHNEKQRMNSSLFPEGSNSTPWEHLLYEEEKNHGEFKTATKKRLGCSAWDVSYPASTPVLESSQVLMLKKKVIGTKFCGFCKSNGATAKSFLSHPLRNDFGKLVCPVLRSYTCPYCGATGDAAHTLSYCPSKRQPHDSLPLAVKLKNTMRNASSVRRFNH, encoded by the exons ATGGACAAATATCCGGG GTACAAGGGAGGTGGCTTATGGGACCTGGAACTGGACCAGCCTTTGGCATGGTTGCCTGCTGAAATAGCACGTCTCAGCGCCCCCCGACAAGGTCATGGCTATGACTCCTCTGGAAATG GTGGATTCTCTACACACAACTCTCCATGGGCAGAACATGGCCAGGGATCAATGGAGAGAAATCTGACACAGAACACTGATGGTAGTCAGTTTTATGGGTATTCCTTCAGCCCTCCAACAGACCTCACAAAACTTAAGGAAGTGTATGCAACTATATTGTCTTGcatggagaagaagatggaggccAGGGAAGTTCAGATGATGGATTCTG GTGAATTATGTGGAGGTCCTGTCAGAAGCGTTGATGTGCATAGAGCATGGGAGGATGCCAGACAGGGTCTAAGAGAATTTAAAGATGAAACAGATATCAACAGGCCTATGATTTGCATGGACCAAGATGGTGGCTTATGCCTAAAGCAGGAAACGGCACTTGACTTTG GAAGGACAATGAAGGAGCAGTACCAGCCTCCACCAACTACATGGAATAGATGGAATGATGCCCTCGAACTCCACACAACCATAAATAGCAATGGAAGTTTTGGAGGAGACTGTACAATAGCTTGTTCGCAAGACTCGGGCAAAGTAGAGCAAGAGGATGATTGTGTCATGAACACGGAGGAGAGAGTGGAGCATAATGAAAAGCAAAGAATGAACTCCAGTTTGTTTCCTGAAG GATCTAACAGTACACCATGGGAACATCTGTtgtatgaggaagagaaaaatcatGGTGAATTTAAAACTGCTACAAAG aAACGTCTTGGGTGTAGTGCCTGGGATGTCTCGTACCCAGCTTCTACGCCTGTCTTGGAATCTTCACAGGTCTTG ATGTTAAAGAAAAAGGTCATAGGCACCAAATTCTGCGGATTCTGCAAAAGTAATGGAGCAACAGCAAAGAGTTTCTTAAGCCATCCCCTCAG GAATGATTTTGGGAAACTTGTATGCCCAGTTTTAAGAAGTTATACCTGCCCTTATTGTGGAGCCACAGGTGATGCAGCCCACACGTTGTCATATTGTCCCAGCAAGAGGCAGCCTCATGATTCTCTACCCTTGGCTGTCAAACTGAAGAACACAATGCGAAATGCTTCATCAGTTCGACGATTTAACCACTAA
- the LOC113801299 gene encoding uncharacterized protein isoform X2, with protein sequence MDKYPGYKGGGLWDLELDQPLAWLPAEIARLSAPRQGHGYDSSGNGGFSTHNSPWAEHGQGSMERNLTQNTDGSQFYGYSFSPPTDLTKLKEVYATILSCMEKKMEAREVQMMDSGELCGGPVRSVDVHRAWEDARQGLREFKDETDINRPMICMDQDGGLCLKQETALDFGRTMKEQYQPPPTTWNRWNDALELHTTINSNGSFGGDCTIACSQDSGKVEQEDDCVMNTEERVEHNEKQRMNSSLFPEGSNSTPWEHLLYEEEKNHGEFKTATKKRLGCSAWDVSYPASTPVLESSQMLKKKVIGTKFCGFCKSNGATAKSFLSHPLRNDFGKLVCPVLRSYTCPYCGATGDAAHTLSYCPSKRQPHDSLPLAVKLKNTMRNASSVRRFNH encoded by the exons ATGGACAAATATCCGGG GTACAAGGGAGGTGGCTTATGGGACCTGGAACTGGACCAGCCTTTGGCATGGTTGCCTGCTGAAATAGCACGTCTCAGCGCCCCCCGACAAGGTCATGGCTATGACTCCTCTGGAAATG GTGGATTCTCTACACACAACTCTCCATGGGCAGAACATGGCCAGGGATCAATGGAGAGAAATCTGACACAGAACACTGATGGTAGTCAGTTTTATGGGTATTCCTTCAGCCCTCCAACAGACCTCACAAAACTTAAGGAAGTGTATGCAACTATATTGTCTTGcatggagaagaagatggaggccAGGGAAGTTCAGATGATGGATTCTG GTGAATTATGTGGAGGTCCTGTCAGAAGCGTTGATGTGCATAGAGCATGGGAGGATGCCAGACAGGGTCTAAGAGAATTTAAAGATGAAACAGATATCAACAGGCCTATGATTTGCATGGACCAAGATGGTGGCTTATGCCTAAAGCAGGAAACGGCACTTGACTTTG GAAGGACAATGAAGGAGCAGTACCAGCCTCCACCAACTACATGGAATAGATGGAATGATGCCCTCGAACTCCACACAACCATAAATAGCAATGGAAGTTTTGGAGGAGACTGTACAATAGCTTGTTCGCAAGACTCGGGCAAAGTAGAGCAAGAGGATGATTGTGTCATGAACACGGAGGAGAGAGTGGAGCATAATGAAAAGCAAAGAATGAACTCCAGTTTGTTTCCTGAAG GATCTAACAGTACACCATGGGAACATCTGTtgtatgaggaagagaaaaatcatGGTGAATTTAAAACTGCTACAAAG aAACGTCTTGGGTGTAGTGCCTGGGATGTCTCGTACCCAGCTTCTACGCCTGTCTTGGAATCTTCACAG ATGTTAAAGAAAAAGGTCATAGGCACCAAATTCTGCGGATTCTGCAAAAGTAATGGAGCAACAGCAAAGAGTTTCTTAAGCCATCCCCTCAG GAATGATTTTGGGAAACTTGTATGCCCAGTTTTAAGAAGTTATACCTGCCCTTATTGTGGAGCCACAGGTGATGCAGCCCACACGTTGTCATATTGTCCCAGCAAGAGGCAGCCTCATGATTCTCTACCCTTGGCTGTCAAACTGAAGAACACAATGCGAAATGCTTCATCAGTTCGACGATTTAACCACTAA